The following are encoded together in the Phaenicophaeus curvirostris isolate KB17595 unplaced genomic scaffold, BPBGC_Pcur_1.0 scaffold_249, whole genome shotgun sequence genome:
- the MEN1 gene encoding menin, whose protein sequence is MGLKPWQKALFPLRSVGAVVRLFEAELRQPEPDLVLLSLVLGFVEHFLAVNRVLPTNVPGISFEARPGPEPHTLAYFPVAELSIVAALYARFTAQIRGAVDLSLYPRPDGFSSRELVKKVSDVIWNSLSRSYFKDRAHIQSLFSFITGTKLDSSGVAFAVVGACQALGLPDVHLALSEDHAWVAFGPGGQHTAEVTWHGKGNEDRRGQTVSAGVAERSWLYLKGSYLRCTRGMEVAFMVCAINPAIDPHTDSLELLQLQQRLLWLLYDLGHLDRYPMALGNLADLEELEPTPGRPDPLTLYHKGIASARAHYGNEHIYPYLYLAGFHCRNKNVKEALQAWADTATVIQDYNYCREDEEIYKEFFEVANDVIPTLLKEAANAETHGDAGAPQAGGELPALQDPECFAHLLRFYDGICKWEEGSPTPVLHVGWATFLVQSLGRFDGQVRQKVTLVSRDADPPEDEDPSGEEPREGRRRGPRRESKPEEPPLPKKPPERRRPPPAPGPRPEEPPGAPPAPPNPPQGPPQPAPQAGGPVLVFQSEKMKGMKDLLRAPKINSSAIKLQLTAQSQVQLKKQKAAPSDYTLAFLKRPRKGL, encoded by the exons ATGGGGCTGAAGCCGTGGCAGAAGGCGCTGTTCCCGCTGCGCTCGGTGGGCGCCGTGGTGCGGCTCTTCGAGGCCGAGCTGCGGCAGCCGGAGCCGGACCTGGTGCTGCTCTCGCTCGTCCTCGGCTTCGTCGAGCACTTCTTGGCTGTCAACCGCGTCCTCCCCACCAACGTCCCCGGCATCAGCTTCGAGGCTCGCCCGGGCCCGGAGCCCCACACTCTCGCCTACTTCCCCGTGGCCGAACTCTCCATCGTGGCGGCGCTTTACGCCCGCTTCACAGCCCAGATCCGCGGCGCCGTCGACCTCTCCCTCTACCCGCGCCCCGACGGCTTCTCCTCCCGCGAGCTGGTCAAGAAGGTCTCCGACGTCATCTGGAACAGCCTCAGCCGCTCCTACTTCAAGGACCGGGCCCACATCcagtccctcttcagcttcaTCACCG GGACGAAGCTGGACAGCTCGGGGGTGGCGTTCGCGGTGGTCGGGGCCTGCCAGGCGCTGGGGCTGCCGGACGTCCACCTGGCTCTGTCCGAGGATCACGCCTGGGTGGCCTTCGGGCCCGGCGGGCAGCACACGGCGGAGGTCACCTGGCACGGGAAAGGCAACGAGGACCGCAGGGGACAGACGGTCAGCGCCGGCGTGGCCGAGAGG AGCTGGCTGTACCTGAAGGGCTCGTACCTGCGCTGCACGCGCGGCATGGAAGTCGCCTTCATGGTTTGTGCCATCAACCCGGCCATCGACCCCCACACCGACAGCCTCGAGCTGCTGCAGCTACAGCAG CGCCTGCTCTGGCTCCTCTACGACCTGGGGCACCTGGACAG gTACCCCATGGCTCTGGGGAACCTGGCAgacctggaggagctggagccgaCGCCGGGCAGGCCCGACCCCCTCACGCTCTACCACAAG GGCATCGCCTCGGCGCGCGCGCACTACGGCAACGAGCACATCTACCCCTACCTGTACCTCGCCGGCTTCCACTGCCGCAACAAGAACGTCAAGGAGGCTCTGCAGGCCTGGGCCGACACCGCCACCGTCATCCAGGA ctaCAACTACTGCCGGGAGGACGAGGAGATCTACAAGGAGTTCTTCGAGGTGGCTAACGACGTGATCCCCACGCTGCTCAAGGAGGCGGCCAACGCCGAGACCCACGGCGACGCCGGCGCCCCACAG gcGGGGGGGGAGCTGCCGGCCCTGCAGGACCCCGAGTGCTTCGCCCACCTCCTGCGCTTCTACGACGGGATCTGCAAGTGGGAGGAGGGCAGCCCCACGCCCGTGCTCCACGTCGGCTGGGCCACCTTCCTCGTCCAGTCCCTGGGGCGCTTCGACGGACAG gtGCGTCAGAAGGTGACTCTGGTCTCGCGGGACGCCGACCCCCCCGAGGATGAGGACCCCTCCGGCGAGGAGCCCCGAGAGGGCCGGCGCCGCGGCCCCCGCCGCGAATCCAAACCCGAGGAGCCCCCCCTGCCCAAGAAGCCCCCCGAGCGCCGCCGGCCGCCCCCGGCCCCCGGGCCTCGCCCCGAGGAGCCCCCCGGagcgccccccgcgcccccaaACCcgccccagggccccccccagCCCGCCCCCCAAGCCGGGGGCCCCGTCCTGGTGTTCCAGAGCGAGAAGATGAAGGGGATGAAGGATCTGCTCCGCGCCCCCAAAATCAACTCCAGCGCCATCAAACTGCAGCTCACGGCCCAGTCCCAGGTGCAGCTCAAGAAGCAGAAGGCGGCGCCCAGCGACTACACCTTGGCTTTCCTCAAGAGACCCCGCAAGGGGCTGTGA